One Mycolicibacterium sp. TUM20985 genomic window, GCCTTGCGGAGCTCGGTGAGTCGAACGTCGAGGTCGCGGGCGACGTGCTGAGTCAATTCGTCGACGGTGGCAAGTACGTGCGGTCGACGTTCATGTACGTGGGCTGGCTGTGCGGTGCATCGGACGACGAGGCGGCGTTGCGCGCGTCGGCCAGCCTCGAGCTGTTGCACGCCTTCGCCCTCATCCAGGACGACGTCATGGACGAGTCGGCGCTGCGGCGCGGCCGTCCCTCGGCCCACGTCGCATTCGAACGGTGGCATCGGGACCGGCGGTTGACCGGCTCGTCGACGCGATTCGGCGAGTCGGCGGCCGTGCTGCTGGCCGATCTCTGCCTGGTGTGGGCGGCGAAGATGCTCCGGGAGAGCGGTATCGGCGCCGAGGCGCTGGCCCGGGTGCGGCCAGGCTACGACGACATGCGCGTTGAGTTGGCGGTCGGTCAGCTCGCTGATTTGAACAACGATGCGCAGTCGTTTCCCTCGTTCGACGAGGTGCTCGACGTGCTGCGGAGAAAATCGGGTAACTACACCGTTCGACGCCCGTTGGAGATCGGAGCAGCCATGGCCGGATGTGCGCCGGAGGTCATCGACGCACTCGGCGGGTATGGCGCCGCCATCGGCGAAGCGTTCCAGCTGCGCGATGACGTCCTGGGAGTGATCGGCTCCCCGGATGTGACCGGCAAGTCCGTGGGCACCGACCTGGTGGCGCAGAAGGCGACCAGCGTGGTCGTCGCCGCCCATCAACTGGCCGACAGCGGGCTGCGCCGCCAACTCGCCGACCTGATGAGCAGCCCGGCGCTCACCCCCGCCGACGCCGAGCATTGGCAGTCCCTCATCATCGCCAGCGGTGCCCTGGAGTGGATCGAGCACCGCATCGACGAGCGTCTCACGCAGGCCGTGGAGTGTCTCGCCCACGCCGGCATCTCGCCGACGACCCGCACCGCACTCGAAGACATGGCCGTCTACTGCACTGAAAGGGCCGCATGATGCGCACCGTCAAGGGAAGAACCGATCGCGTCGTCGTCGTCGGAGCCGGTCTGTCCGGGTTGTCGGCGGCCATGCAGCTCGCCGGACGCGGATGCCACGTCACCGTGGTGGAACGGGGTGACCATCCCGGCGGCCGCGTCGGCCGGGCGGACATTGGAGGCTACCGACTCGACACCGGACCGACGGTGCTCACGATGCCCGACATCATCGACGACGCCTTCGCCGCCCTCGGCGAAAAGCTGGTCGATCGCGTCGAGCTGCTGTCGGTTCATCCCGCGTACGACGCGCTGTTCGCCGACGGAAGCGCGCTGAAGGTTCACACCGAGCCGACGGCGATGTTCGCCGAGATCGAGCGGTTCGCCGGGCGGCCGGAGGCCGACGCCTACCTTCAGATGCGGGCCTGGCTGACGAAGCTGTACGAGACCGAGTTCGACGGTTTCATCGGCGCCAACTTCGACTCGCCACTGTCCCTGCTGACCCCACAGCTGGGCAAGCTCCTGGCGATGGGTGGTTTCCGCCGCTGGGAGAACGTGATCAGCAAATTCCTGAGCGACGAGCGACTGCTTCGCGTCTTCACCTTCCAGGCGCTCTACGCGGGTGTGCCCCCGCAGAGCGCGTTGGCGGTGTACGCGGTGATCGCCTACATGGACACCATCGCCGGGGTCTACTTCCCGCGCGGGGGCATGCGGGCCCTGCCCGACGCGATGGCTGCCGCGGCCGCCGAT contains:
- a CDS encoding polyprenyl synthetase family protein; its protein translation is MSGSDRAANALASPRPHRRAHRGPVRVTSGDWRAGVRARVGAHLSDFVTTRCLAELGESNVEVAGDVLSQFVDGGKYVRSTFMYVGWLCGASDDEAALRASASLELLHAFALIQDDVMDESALRRGRPSAHVAFERWHRDRRLTGSSTRFGESAAVLLADLCLVWAAKMLRESGIGAEALARVRPGYDDMRVELAVGQLADLNNDAQSFPSFDEVLDVLRRKSGNYTVRRPLEIGAAMAGCAPEVIDALGGYGAAIGEAFQLRDDVLGVIGSPDVTGKSVGTDLVAQKATSVVVAAHQLADSGLRRQLADLMSSPALTPADAEHWQSLIIASGALEWIEHRIDERLTQAVECLAHAGISPTTRTALEDMAVYCTERAA